The following are from one region of the Camelus ferus isolate YT-003-E chromosome 13, BCGSAC_Cfer_1.0, whole genome shotgun sequence genome:
- the IFI44L gene encoding interferon-induced protein 44-like — translation MAVTTTLTWNEERSLQKLLGNVSLRLLYKSSVHGNNIQNMNNKCIGQGPTITMIYLPEYTFGIFILGHYPEMGKNFKEPNNSFFFSFQKNETMKMTTAFLNSTLEITSEDLRFDFAKFQSLYILPRSEKICIPEFLEEELGLTSDLSCRYSECEVFRVEGIKDDAGYISRITEATQHRNSLLEDLRDYKPYADLVSEIRILLLGPVGSGKSSFFNSVKSIFQGRLTRQAIVGSDITSITEQYRIYSIKYGIDGESLPFKLCDSMGLGEKEGVGLCVDDIPHILKGCMPDRYQFSPHKPITPKHPAFITSPSLKDGIHCVAYVFDINSMDSLSFAMRAKLIQVQKEVLNHGVAQVALLTKVKNSNEVLENNFSKMSKSMISQSQIIIASELLGVPISKIFVVENYASEREMDPVKDILILSALKQMLRAADDFLEDLPLE, via the exons ATGGCAGTGACAACCACACTGACATGGAACGAGGAAAGGAGTCTGCAAAAGCTACTTGGAAATGTTTCCTTGAGACTTCTTTATAAGTCTAGTGTCCATGGAAATAACattcaaaatatgaataataagtGCATTGGTCAAGGACCCACTATAACAATGATTTATCTTCCTGAATATACTTTTGGGATCTTTATTCTTGGGCATTATCCTGAAATGGGTAAAAACTTTAAAGAGCCaaataattccttctttttttcatttcaaaagaatgaaacaatgaaaatgacAACTGCATTTTTAAACTCAACATTAGAAATTACTAGTGAAGATCTGAGATTTGATTTCGCTAAATTTCAGAGTTTGTATATATTACCAAGAAGTGAAAAAATTTGTATACCTGAGTTTTTAGAGGAAGAATTAGGACTTACATCTGACCTTTCCTGCAGATATTCGGAATGTGAAGTTTTTCGAGTTGAAG gaATTAAGGATGATGCAGGCTACATAAGCAGGATAACAGAAGCCACACA GCACAGAAATAGTCTCCTAGAAGACCTCAGAGACTACAAGCCCTATGCAGACCTGGTATCAGAAATCCGTATTCTTTTGTTGGGTCCAGTTGGGTCTGGAAAGTCTAGTTTTTTCAATTCAGTGAAGTCTATTTTCCAAGGCCGTTTGACTCGCCAAGCCATCGTGGGTTCTGACATCACTAGCATTACTGAACAG TACAGGATATATTCTATTAAATATGGAATAGATGGTGAATCTCTGCCATTTAAGTTGTGTGACTCCATGGGGCTGGGTGAGAAAGAGGGAGTAGGATTGTGTGTGGATGACATACCCCACATCTTAAAAGGCTGCATGCCCGACAGATATCAG TTTAGTCCTCATAAACCAATTACACCCAAGCATCCTGCATTCATCACCTCTCCATCACTAAAAGACGGAATTCACTGTGTGGCTTATGTCTTTGACATCAACTCTATGGACAGTCTCTCCTTTGCAATGCGGGCAAAGCTCATACAAGTTCAGAAAGAAGTATTGAACCACG GTGTCGCACAGGTAGCCTTGCTTACTAAAGTGAAAAACAGCAATGAAGTTCTTGAAAACAACTTCTCAAAGATGAGTAAATCTATGATTTCTCAAAGCCAG ATAATAATTGCCAGCGAGCTGCTAGGCGTTCCTATTTCTAAAATCTTCGTGGTTGAAAATTATGCTTCAGAGCGGGAGATGGACCCCGTAAAGGACATTCTGATCCTCTCTGCACTGAAGCAGATGTTGAGGGCTGCAGATGACTTCTTAGAGGATCTGCCTCTTGAATAA
- the IFI44 gene encoding interferon-induced protein 44 isoform X2 has protein sequence MAVTTCLTWMQEKVLQNYFGEKQFSLLYKASVHGFSSKGLLERCSNQGPTITVIYAGDYIVGVYAQNNDKEEYVFITLFVFQETEISECKIGPFQLPMVFQDNFEFYVNLERKRMYISPETKEKLGLSGYISFQECEVFRCEDLLDKRRMEGVIELKEKLLSAIRTYKPYGDLVHQTRILLLGPIGAGKSSFLNSVKSIFRGHVTNQALVGSYTCGTSDKYRTYFINDGKNADTLPFILCDSLGLSETEEGLCMGDIPYILKGHIADRYKFDCTKPITPGHDNYIGSPLLKDRIHCVAFVFDANSVEHLSKEMVSKIKRIQRELIKCGVVHVVLLTHVDTLDMIMKGDLMDIYSCLPVKLKISGF, from the exons ATGGCAGTGACAACTTGTTTAACGTGGATGCAAGAAAAAGTGCTGCaaaattattttggagaaaagCAGTTTAGCCTTCTCTATAAGGCCAGTGTCCATGGGTTCTCCAGTAAAGGTTTGCTTGAGAGATGCTCTAATCAAGGACCTACTATAACAGTGATTTACGCTGGAGATTACATTGTTGGGGTGTATGCGCAGAACAATGACAAAGAGGAATATGTTTTCATcaccctttttgtttttcaagagacTGAAATTTCAGAATGCAAAATAGGACCATTCCAGCTACCTATGGTGTTTCaagataattttgaattttatgtaaatctaGAGAGAAAAAGGATGTATATTAGcccagaaacaaaggaaaaacttgGACTATCTGGATATATTTCCTTCCAGGAATGTGAAGTTTTTCGATGTGAAG ATTTATTGGACAAAAGGAGGATGGAAGGGGTCATAGA GCTCAAGGAGAAGTTGTTGTCTGCCATAAGAACTTACAAACCATATGGAGACCTGGTTCACCAAACACGAATTCTGCTTCTGGGTCCAATTGGAGCTGGCAAGTCCAGCTTTCTCAACTCAGTAAAGTCTATTTTCCGAGGCCATGTAACAAACCAGGCTTTGGTGGGTTCTTATACATGTGGGACCTCTGATAAG tacagaacatattttataaacGATGGAAAGAATGCTGACACCTTGCCATTTATTCTGTGTGACTCACTGGGGCTGAGTGAGACAGAAGAAGGGCTCTGCATGGGTGACATACCCTACATCTTAAAAGGCCACATTGCTGACAGATACAAG TTTGATTGCACGAAACCAATCACACCAGGCCATGATAACTATATAGGCTCCCCGTTGCTGAAGGACAGAATCCACTGTGTGGCATTCGTGTTCGATGCCAACTCTGTTGAACATCTCTCTAAAGAAATGGTGTCAAAGATCAAAAGAATTCAAAGGGAGTTGATAAAGTGTG GTGTGGTACATGTGGTTTTGCTCACTCATGTGGATACCTTGGATATGATTATGAAAGGTGACCTTATGGACATATACAGCTGTCTGCCTGTGAAACTCAAG ATTTCTGGGTTTTAA
- the IFI44 gene encoding interferon-induced protein 44 isoform X1, translated as MAVTTCLTWMQEKVLQNYFGEKQFSLLYKASVHGFSSKGLLERCSNQGPTITVIYAGDYIVGVYAQNNDKEEYVFITLFVFQETEISECKIGPFQLPMVFQDNFEFYVNLERKRMYISPETKEKLGLSGYISFQECEVFRCEDLLDKRRMEGVIELKEKLLSAIRTYKPYGDLVHQTRILLLGPIGAGKSSFLNSVKSIFRGHVTNQALVGSYTCGTSDKYRTYFINDGKNADTLPFILCDSLGLSETEEGLCMGDIPYILKGHIADRYKFDCTKPITPGHDNYIGSPLLKDRIHCVAFVFDANSVEHLSKEMVSKIKRIQRELIKCGVVHVVLLTHVDTLDMIMKGDLMDIYSCLPVKLKLEAVHRELGFPPSNIFVVRNYTSEWELEPVMDVLILSALRHMLWAADDFLEDLPFEETDRCVW; from the exons ATGGCAGTGACAACTTGTTTAACGTGGATGCAAGAAAAAGTGCTGCaaaattattttggagaaaagCAGTTTAGCCTTCTCTATAAGGCCAGTGTCCATGGGTTCTCCAGTAAAGGTTTGCTTGAGAGATGCTCTAATCAAGGACCTACTATAACAGTGATTTACGCTGGAGATTACATTGTTGGGGTGTATGCGCAGAACAATGACAAAGAGGAATATGTTTTCATcaccctttttgtttttcaagagacTGAAATTTCAGAATGCAAAATAGGACCATTCCAGCTACCTATGGTGTTTCaagataattttgaattttatgtaaatctaGAGAGAAAAAGGATGTATATTAGcccagaaacaaaggaaaaacttgGACTATCTGGATATATTTCCTTCCAGGAATGTGAAGTTTTTCGATGTGAAG ATTTATTGGACAAAAGGAGGATGGAAGGGGTCATAGA GCTCAAGGAGAAGTTGTTGTCTGCCATAAGAACTTACAAACCATATGGAGACCTGGTTCACCAAACACGAATTCTGCTTCTGGGTCCAATTGGAGCTGGCAAGTCCAGCTTTCTCAACTCAGTAAAGTCTATTTTCCGAGGCCATGTAACAAACCAGGCTTTGGTGGGTTCTTATACATGTGGGACCTCTGATAAG tacagaacatattttataaacGATGGAAAGAATGCTGACACCTTGCCATTTATTCTGTGTGACTCACTGGGGCTGAGTGAGACAGAAGAAGGGCTCTGCATGGGTGACATACCCTACATCTTAAAAGGCCACATTGCTGACAGATACAAG TTTGATTGCACGAAACCAATCACACCAGGCCATGATAACTATATAGGCTCCCCGTTGCTGAAGGACAGAATCCACTGTGTGGCATTCGTGTTCGATGCCAACTCTGTTGAACATCTCTCTAAAGAAATGGTGTCAAAGATCAAAAGAATTCAAAGGGAGTTGATAAAGTGTG GTGTGGTACATGTGGTTTTGCTCACTCATGTGGATACCTTGGATATGATTATGAAAGGTGACCTTATGGACATATACAGCTGTCTGCCTGTGAAACTCAAG CTGGAGGCAGTTCACCGAGAACTTGGATTTCCTCCTTCTAACATCTTCGTGGTTAGAAATTACACCTCAGAGTGGGAGCTGGAGCCTGTCATGGACGTTCTGATCCTCTCTGCGCTGAGACACATGCTGTGGGCTGCAGACGACTTCTTAGAGGATTTGCCCTTTGAAGAAACAGACAGATGTGTTTGGTGA
- the IFI44 gene encoding interferon-induced protein 44 isoform X3, with the protein MAVTTCLTWMQEKVLQNYFGEKQFSLLYKASVHGFSSKGLLERCSNQGPTITVIYAGDYIVGVYAQNNDKEEYVFITLFVFQETEISECKIGPFQLPMVFQDNFEFYVNLERKRMYISPETKEKLGLSGYISFQECEVFRCEDLLDKRRMEGVIELKEKLLSAIRTYKPYGDLVHQTRILLLGPIGAGKSSFLNSVKSIFRGHVTNQALVGSYTCGTSDKYRTYFINDGKNADTLPFILCDSLGLSETEEGLCMGDIPYILKGHIADRYKFDCTKPITPGHDNYIGSPLLKDRIHCVAFVFDANSVEHLSKEMVSKIKRIQRELIKCAGGSSPRTWISSF; encoded by the exons ATGGCAGTGACAACTTGTTTAACGTGGATGCAAGAAAAAGTGCTGCaaaattattttggagaaaagCAGTTTAGCCTTCTCTATAAGGCCAGTGTCCATGGGTTCTCCAGTAAAGGTTTGCTTGAGAGATGCTCTAATCAAGGACCTACTATAACAGTGATTTACGCTGGAGATTACATTGTTGGGGTGTATGCGCAGAACAATGACAAAGAGGAATATGTTTTCATcaccctttttgtttttcaagagacTGAAATTTCAGAATGCAAAATAGGACCATTCCAGCTACCTATGGTGTTTCaagataattttgaattttatgtaaatctaGAGAGAAAAAGGATGTATATTAGcccagaaacaaaggaaaaacttgGACTATCTGGATATATTTCCTTCCAGGAATGTGAAGTTTTTCGATGTGAAG ATTTATTGGACAAAAGGAGGATGGAAGGGGTCATAGA GCTCAAGGAGAAGTTGTTGTCTGCCATAAGAACTTACAAACCATATGGAGACCTGGTTCACCAAACACGAATTCTGCTTCTGGGTCCAATTGGAGCTGGCAAGTCCAGCTTTCTCAACTCAGTAAAGTCTATTTTCCGAGGCCATGTAACAAACCAGGCTTTGGTGGGTTCTTATACATGTGGGACCTCTGATAAG tacagaacatattttataaacGATGGAAAGAATGCTGACACCTTGCCATTTATTCTGTGTGACTCACTGGGGCTGAGTGAGACAGAAGAAGGGCTCTGCATGGGTGACATACCCTACATCTTAAAAGGCCACATTGCTGACAGATACAAG TTTGATTGCACGAAACCAATCACACCAGGCCATGATAACTATATAGGCTCCCCGTTGCTGAAGGACAGAATCCACTGTGTGGCATTCGTGTTCGATGCCAACTCTGTTGAACATCTCTCTAAAGAAATGGTGTCAAAGATCAAAAGAATTCAAAGGGAGTTGATAAAGTGTG CTGGAGGCAGTTCACCGAGAACTTGGATTTCCTCCTTCTAA